In Quercus robur chromosome 10, dhQueRobu3.1, whole genome shotgun sequence, a genomic segment contains:
- the LOC126703852 gene encoding disease resistance protein RUN1-like, with protein sequence MASSSFRTPPCTCNTYDVFISFRGEDTRTRFTDHLCKALKDKSIRVFRDDSDLERGKTIWEELVKVIKTSRIAVIVFSKNYANSRWCLDELVVIMDCKSSTTRCKCNQTLEVVPIFYEVSPSDVREQKGNFAEVPPNFSEDTVKKWRKALTDCTFVGLPLGKDR encoded by the coding sequence ATggcttcttcatcttttcgAACCCCACCTTGCACTTGCAATACATATGACGTCTTCATTAGTTTTCGTGGTGAAGATACTCGCACAAGGTTTACAGACCATCTCTGTAAGGCTTTAAAAGACAAAAGTATTCGCGTGTTTAGAGATGATAGTGACCTCGAAAGAGGAAAGACGATTTGGGAAGAGCTGGTGAAGGTAATCAAAACATCAAGGATTGCAGTTATCGTGTTTTCCAAAAACTATGCTAATTCCAGGTGGTGCCTTGATGAGCTCGTGGTGATCATGGATTGCAAAAGTAGTACTACTAGGTGTAAATGTAATCAAACTTTAGAAGTGGTACCTATTTTCTATGAGGTGTCTCCGTCCGATGTACGAGAACAGAAGGGAAATTTTGCAGAAGTGCCTCCGAATTTCTCTGAAGACACGGTGAAGAAATGGAGGAAGGCATTGACAGACTGCACATTTGTCGGGCTTCCCTTGGGAAAAGATAGGTAA